In a single window of the Pontibacter russatus genome:
- a CDS encoding PVC-type heme-binding CxxCH protein, with translation MLVPVFLLVTSMVNQSSRTDTTDPKVALEAFHIAEGFEVTLFAAEPMVVKPIQMNWDTEGRLWVVSSTAYPHLKTGEEANDKITVLEDTDGDGKADKSTIFAEGLLTPTGILPGDGGVYVANSTEILHFRDTDGDGKADKKHQVLTGFGTGDTHHLIHTFRWGPAGRLYFNQSIYIYSHIETPTGVKRLEGGGVWQLNPETLELDIFAKGLINPWGLQFDRWGQTFLTDGAGNEGINYAFPGATFVTSPGAERIIRGLNPGQPKHSGLEVISGRHLPESWQGSVITNDFRANRINRFELEEQGSGYASKQAGDLLWTDDVAFRPVDISVGPDGAIYVADWYNPIIQHGEVDFHDPRRDQEHGRIWRIVAKDRPLVKTPKLETATTSELLDALKLPEEWTRSQARQVLKARGAGEVIPALQKWAGGLDKNEPDYEHHLLEALWVHQSLGVVNEQLLLSLLDAKSHNARAAGLRALQFWHDKVADVPGLLARAVKDEHPQVRLEAVIALRSEQTAEAARTALAVLEHPMDEFLDYALWQTMRELEPVLMKRLKKNPDFFGDPMKTAFALKSMHSPEAVTQLVGLYQKDQVPEAYQKDVLNSIARWGTTADLNTLFDMAVQGYAGQSKNVAAQLGALAEAARQRETKPDKGLSRIAGFTGSKDEATVIHALRLIGYWDMEEMSGQLISLTQKKDKNIRKAALGALAALDSGKAEKALTGMASGKNDMELRLLATAQLASLNVDEAARLGVGLLQRLPAQEDASELFRAFLSQKQGARVFGEELMSRKIPADVAKAVRPGFERQIPWGRQKDEDVTLLRQALEASGGILPAERMPQQLSSREINSLAIEINGKADHDLGEAVFRKSNCASCHAIGGAGGLIGPDLSSLGTSSPVETIIHSILYPSQSIKEGYELQRVVKKDGSELMGYLVSNGATEIVMRDVAGREVSVAKSQIEVLEKVTGSLMPPGLTAGLEKEEFINLVGFLSQLGESGKFRVPNTQFVRRWQTVPGNKELSEKINKDGLGHIVKAGTRLPLQPAYSKVAGDLPVGELPVVEVNAKKRYSFVRFDTEVLSEGNVDFAFNSTAGITAWVDRKPLKLEDNGVVVNLSQGIHQITLAIDRSVYPNGPLSIQLQEAKNSPAQTRLVMGQ, from the coding sequence ATGCTTGTCCCTGTTTTCCTGCTGGTCACCTCCATGGTGAATCAGAGCAGTAGAACTGACACGACAGACCCGAAGGTGGCGCTGGAGGCGTTCCATATAGCGGAGGGGTTTGAGGTAACGCTTTTTGCCGCCGAGCCGATGGTGGTGAAGCCCATCCAGATGAACTGGGACACAGAGGGCAGGCTGTGGGTGGTCAGCAGCACAGCCTACCCCCACCTGAAAACGGGAGAGGAGGCAAACGACAAGATAACGGTGCTCGAGGACACGGACGGAGACGGAAAAGCGGACAAGTCAACCATTTTCGCGGAGGGGCTGCTGACGCCCACTGGTATTCTGCCCGGCGACGGCGGCGTATATGTGGCCAATTCCACCGAGATTCTGCATTTCAGGGATACAGACGGAGACGGCAAGGCCGACAAGAAGCACCAGGTGCTGACCGGCTTCGGAACCGGCGACACCCACCACCTGATTCATACCTTCCGCTGGGGACCGGCTGGCCGCCTTTACTTCAACCAGTCCATTTACATCTACAGCCATATCGAAACCCCGACGGGTGTGAAGCGCCTGGAAGGGGGCGGCGTCTGGCAATTAAACCCCGAAACGCTTGAGCTGGATATATTTGCCAAAGGCCTGATCAACCCCTGGGGGCTTCAGTTCGACCGCTGGGGACAGACGTTTCTGACAGACGGCGCGGGCAACGAAGGCATAAACTATGCTTTTCCGGGTGCCACGTTTGTGACCTCTCCGGGTGCCGAGAGAATTATACGTGGTTTAAATCCGGGCCAGCCCAAACACAGCGGGCTGGAAGTGATTTCCGGGCGGCACCTGCCGGAGTCCTGGCAGGGGAGCGTCATCACCAACGACTTCCGGGCAAACCGGATCAACCGGTTTGAACTGGAGGAGCAGGGCAGTGGCTATGCCTCGAAGCAGGCTGGGGATTTGCTATGGACGGATGATGTCGCTTTCCGGCCGGTAGACATATCGGTGGGTCCTGACGGGGCCATCTATGTGGCCGATTGGTATAACCCGATTATCCAGCACGGCGAAGTCGATTTCCATGACCCGCGCCGGGACCAGGAGCATGGCCGCATCTGGCGCATCGTGGCAAAGGACCGGCCCCTGGTGAAAACCCCAAAACTGGAGACAGCCACCACCAGTGAGCTTTTAGATGCCCTGAAATTGCCGGAGGAGTGGACCCGCTCGCAGGCCAGGCAGGTACTGAAGGCGCGCGGGGCAGGGGAGGTCATACCGGCACTGCAAAAGTGGGCGGGCGGCCTGGATAAAAATGAACCGGATTACGAACACCATTTGCTGGAGGCCCTCTGGGTGCATCAGTCATTAGGTGTGGTAAACGAGCAACTGCTGCTGAGTCTTCTGGATGCAAAAAGCCACAACGCCCGGGCGGCAGGTCTGAGGGCGCTCCAGTTCTGGCACGACAAGGTAGCGGATGTTCCCGGCTTGCTGGCCAGGGCAGTGAAAGACGAGCACCCACAGGTGCGTCTGGAGGCCGTTATTGCCCTCCGGAGCGAACAGACGGCTGAGGCGGCGCGCACTGCTTTGGCTGTATTGGAGCACCCGATGGACGAGTTTCTGGACTACGCCCTGTGGCAGACCATGCGTGAGCTTGAGCCAGTGCTGATGAAACGCCTGAAGAAGAATCCTGACTTTTTTGGAGACCCCATGAAAACCGCCTTTGCGCTGAAGTCGATGCATAGCCCGGAGGCTGTCACGCAGCTTGTCGGGCTTTACCAAAAGGATCAGGTGCCGGAGGCGTATCAGAAGGATGTGCTCAACTCCATCGCCAGGTGGGGAACGACTGCTGACCTCAACACCCTTTTTGACATGGCTGTGCAGGGTTATGCCGGGCAAAGCAAAAATGTAGCGGCACAACTCGGGGCGCTGGCGGAGGCGGCGCGCCAAAGAGAGACAAAGCCGGACAAGGGCCTGAGCCGCATTGCCGGCTTTACCGGAAGCAAGGACGAAGCGACCGTCATCCATGCGCTGCGGCTGATCGGATACTGGGATATGGAGGAGATGAGCGGGCAGTTGATCAGCCTTACCCAAAAGAAAGACAAAAACATCAGAAAGGCGGCGCTGGGCGCTTTGGCTGCTCTGGATAGCGGCAAGGCCGAAAAGGCGCTGACTGGCATGGCCAGCGGGAAAAATGACATGGAACTACGGCTTCTGGCGACCGCCCAGCTTGCCTCCTTAAATGTGGATGAAGCGGCCCGCCTTGGGGTAGGCCTGCTGCAGCGCCTGCCCGCGCAGGAAGACGCTTCGGAACTGTTCAGGGCTTTTCTGTCGCAAAAGCAGGGGGCGCGCGTGTTCGGCGAAGAGCTGATGTCCAGGAAAATACCGGCAGATGTAGCGAAGGCTGTCAGGCCGGGCTTTGAGCGGCAGATACCGTGGGGGCGGCAAAAAGACGAGGATGTGACGCTGCTCCGACAGGCACTGGAAGCCTCCGGGGGTATTCTGCCCGCCGAGCGGATGCCGCAGCAGTTGAGCAGCCGGGAGATCAACAGCCTCGCGATAGAAATAAACGGGAAAGCAGATCACGATTTGGGCGAAGCAGTTTTCCGGAAAAGTAACTGCGCTTCGTGCCATGCCATCGGGGGAGCCGGAGGCCTGATCGGCCCGGACCTGAGCAGCCTCGGCACAAGTTCGCCCGTTGAAACCATCATCCACTCTATTCTCTATCCCTCCCAGTCCATCAAAGAGGGGTATGAACTCCAGCGTGTGGTGAAGAAAGACGGCAGCGAGCTGATGGGGTACCTGGTGAGCAATGGGGCAACGGAGATTGTGATGCGGGATGTGGCGGGCAGGGAGGTTTCGGTTGCCAAAAGCCAGATAGAGGTGCTCGAGAAAGTAACTGGCTCCCTGATGCCTCCGGGCCTGACCGCAGGCCTGGAAAAGGAAGAGTTCATCAACCTGGTCGGCTTCCTGTCGCAACTGGGCGAATCCGGAAAATTCCGCGTTCCGAATACACAATTCGTGCGGCGCTGGCAGACCGTGCCGGGCAACAAGGAACTGTCTGAAAAAATCAATAAAGACGGTTTGGGCCATATCGTCAAAGCAGGCACCAGGCTGCCGCTTCAACCGGCATATAGCAAGGTCGCCGGGGATTTGCCCGTCGGCGAACTGCCGGTTGTCGAGGTAAATGCCAAGAAGCGATACAGTTTCGTGCGGTTTGATACCGAGGTTTTAAGCGAAGGCAATGTGGACTTTGCATTCAACTCCACAGCCGGCATCACCGCCTGGGTAGACCGGAAGCCTCTCAAACTGGAGGACAATGGGGTGGTGGTGAACCTATCCCAGGGCATTCACCAGATCACGCTTGCCATCGACAGGAGCGTATATCCCAACGGGCCGCTCAGCATTCAACTGCAGGAGGCGAAGAACTCACCCGCACAGACCAGGCTTGTGATGGGGCAGTAG
- a CDS encoding alpha/beta hydrolase family protein, with product MKVKTVLALLSYIGLGLLSSSLRAQAIDSAMLCQGAYYTEAEGKASLEKFAATYRDQQGWEERAARIRKGMVEGMSLAHIPQNTPLKPIIHSKRIYDGYTVENVAFESLPGFFVTGNLYRPTQKQPSYAGILATHGHGPDGRVQEYTQKRCATLARMGAIVFAYDMVGYADATQCSHKHPQALALQTHNSRRAVDFLLSFPEVDAKRIGVTGESGGGTQAFFLTALDDRIAVSVPVVMVSAHFFGGCSCESGMPVHKSEDHQTSNVEIAALAAPRPMLLISDGKDWTKNTPEVEYPYIMDIYRLYGREEQVENLHLPDEGHDYGINKRKGAYAFLAKHLKLSLKAVTNEKGEIDESFVTVETPAVLRVFDAQHPRPAYAVSGDKAVSTLLAAGSRKGRQ from the coding sequence ATGAAGGTGAAAACAGTACTCGCGCTGCTAAGCTATATAGGGCTCGGCCTGCTGAGCAGCAGCCTGAGGGCGCAGGCGATAGATTCCGCGATGCTTTGCCAGGGGGCCTATTACACCGAGGCAGAAGGCAAAGCCTCCCTGGAAAAATTTGCCGCCACCTACCGCGATCAGCAGGGTTGGGAGGAAAGGGCGGCGCGCATTCGCAAAGGCATGGTGGAGGGCATGAGCCTGGCTCATATACCCCAAAACACCCCTCTCAAGCCCATCATCCACAGCAAAAGGATATATGACGGCTATACTGTGGAGAACGTGGCATTCGAGAGCCTGCCCGGCTTTTTTGTGACAGGCAACCTGTACCGCCCCACGCAAAAGCAACCTTCCTATGCGGGTATCCTCGCCACGCACGGCCACGGCCCCGACGGCAGGGTGCAGGAGTATACGCAGAAGCGCTGCGCGACGCTCGCGCGCATGGGAGCCATCGTTTTTGCCTACGATATGGTTGGCTACGCAGACGCCACCCAATGCTCCCACAAGCACCCGCAGGCCCTGGCCCTGCAAACCCACAACAGCAGGCGGGCGGTGGATTTCCTGCTCTCTTTCCCGGAGGTGGATGCGAAGCGGATAGGTGTAACGGGGGAGTCTGGGGGCGGAACGCAGGCTTTTTTCCTGACAGCCCTGGATGACCGGATTGCGGTGTCCGTGCCGGTGGTGATGGTGTCGGCTCATTTTTTTGGCGGCTGCTCCTGCGAGAGCGGCATGCCTGTCCATAAAAGCGAAGACCACCAGACCAGCAACGTAGAGATTGCCGCCCTGGCCGCCCCGCGCCCCATGCTGCTGATCTCAGACGGGAAAGACTGGACGAAAAACACCCCGGAGGTGGAGTATCCCTATATAATGGACATCTACCGGCTATATGGCCGGGAAGAGCAGGTAGAGAATCTGCATCTTCCGGACGAAGGCCACGACTACGGCATCAACAAGCGAAAAGGAGCCTATGCTTTTTTAGCGAAGCATCTTAAACTGTCGCTGAAAGCGGTTACGAACGAAAAAGGAGAGATAGACGAAAGCTTTGTGACCGTCGAAACTCCTGCGGTGCTCCGGGTGTTTGACGCACAGCATCCGCGGCCGGCCTACGCTGTTTCAGGAGACAAAGCCGTAAGTACACTGCTGGCTGCGGGCAGCAGGAAAGGCAGGCAATAA
- a CDS encoding FG-GAP repeat domain-containing protein: MISLYRTAVFFLAISLLPEQAEAQTENSGPVKFRKQFVAAESFESVGAFDVNGDKVPDLVSGNFWYEGPDYLKRHHITDVKRHGEYYDDFATIPMDLNGDGRLDFVTGGWFAETMRWHENPGADKPWPEHAIAKTGNIETIRAWDVDGDGTLELVPNTPGKPLAFYKVKPGTNSSPTFTRVEVAKTHEHGLGFGDVNGDGRGDFIISGGWLEAPKNPLTGSWKLHSEFEIEPASVPIIVADVNQDGEPDLIAGNGHGYGLSWYEQQAGKKGKRTWVRHVIDADNSQFHEMHWVDLNGDSQPELVTGKRYRAHNGNDPGANDDFGLYYYSWNGDSFTKNIISYGPLGEGVGTGIFFSVADLRGTGRPDIIVAGKQGLYIFYNEGKDLL, translated from the coding sequence ATGATCTCTCTTTATCGCACCGCTGTCTTCTTTCTTGCCATCTCCCTTCTTCCGGAACAAGCCGAGGCGCAGACCGAAAATTCCGGACCCGTAAAATTCAGGAAGCAGTTTGTCGCTGCGGAAAGCTTCGAATCGGTTGGCGCATTTGATGTGAACGGGGATAAGGTGCCGGATCTGGTGTCGGGTAATTTCTGGTACGAAGGCCCGGACTACCTGAAGCGCCACCACATCACCGACGTAAAGCGCCACGGCGAGTATTACGACGACTTCGCCACCATCCCGATGGATCTGAACGGCGACGGGCGGCTTGATTTTGTGACCGGTGGCTGGTTTGCCGAAACCATGCGCTGGCATGAGAACCCCGGCGCGGACAAACCGTGGCCGGAGCACGCCATCGCCAAAACCGGCAACATCGAAACCATCCGCGCCTGGGATGTGGATGGCGACGGCACGCTGGAACTGGTTCCGAACACGCCCGGCAAGCCGCTGGCATTCTACAAAGTGAAACCCGGCACCAACAGCAGCCCCACGTTTACGCGCGTGGAGGTAGCCAAAACGCATGAGCATGGCCTGGGCTTCGGTGACGTGAACGGCGATGGCCGGGGAGACTTCATCATCAGCGGGGGCTGGCTGGAGGCACCGAAGAATCCGCTGACCGGCTCCTGGAAACTGCACAGCGAGTTTGAGATAGAGCCTGCCAGCGTCCCCATCATCGTCGCGGATGTGAACCAGGACGGCGAGCCGGACCTGATTGCAGGCAACGGACACGGGTATGGCTTGTCGTGGTACGAGCAACAGGCAGGCAAGAAGGGAAAGCGCACCTGGGTCAGACACGTCATCGACGCAGACAATTCGCAGTTTCATGAGATGCACTGGGTGGATTTGAACGGGGATAGCCAGCCGGAGCTTGTAACCGGCAAGCGCTACCGCGCCCACAACGGCAACGACCCCGGCGCCAACGATGACTTTGGCCTGTACTATTACAGCTGGAACGGCGACAGCTTCACCAAGAACATCATCAGCTACGGCCCTTTGGGAGAAGGCGTGGGCACAGGCATTTTCTTCAGTGTGGCCGACCTGCGCGGCACAGGCCGCCCGGATATTATCGTTGCCGGAAAACAGGGGCTATATATCTTCTACAACGAGGGGAAGGATTTGCTTTGA
- a CDS encoding cupin domain-containing protein: METVEKVSLAEKALEQGKGILRLAPTWVPRSFCVPGRRIKLHPDDYYVLGGERGGIDERWFSSTTPAKNGPLTGENEGLSAIVVKDGDKEEQILLKDAVDELKGKLIGDRLWNEHGGWPMYSKFFDNMGPLPHHVHHNDEKAALIGQMGKPEAYYFPPQLNNHGGDFPYTFFGITPGTPKEKIKECLENFTKGDNKITNYSQAYRLEPGTGWDVPPGLLHAPGSMCTYEPQKASDVFAMYQSLVNEAIIPEELLWNGTPEDKKGDFDELLEVLDWELNVDPNMMENRFMAPKPVKAVEEMEAEGYIENWVCYKSDAFSAKELTVFPGATVTIKDSAAYGMIMMQGHGKMGEWDVETPALIRYGQLTNDEFFVSEKAAMEGVKIVNMSATDPIVMLKHFGPGNPDLVL; the protein is encoded by the coding sequence ATGGAAACAGTAGAAAAAGTGAGTTTAGCTGAAAAGGCATTGGAGCAGGGAAAAGGCATCCTGCGTTTGGCCCCCACCTGGGTGCCGCGCTCGTTCTGTGTGCCGGGGCGAAGAATAAAGCTGCACCCGGATGATTATTATGTGCTGGGAGGGGAGCGTGGCGGCATTGACGAGCGCTGGTTTTCTTCCACTACGCCAGCCAAAAATGGCCCTTTAACGGGGGAGAATGAGGGCCTGAGCGCCATAGTTGTCAAAGATGGCGACAAAGAAGAGCAGATTCTGCTGAAGGACGCGGTGGATGAGCTGAAGGGCAAACTGATTGGCGACCGCCTGTGGAACGAGCACGGCGGCTGGCCGATGTACTCCAAGTTCTTCGACAACATGGGCCCCCTGCCGCACCACGTACACCACAACGACGAGAAAGCAGCCCTGATTGGCCAGATGGGAAAGCCGGAGGCCTATTACTTCCCGCCGCAGCTGAATAACCACGGCGGCGATTTCCCCTATACCTTTTTCGGCATTACGCCGGGCACGCCAAAAGAGAAAATAAAGGAGTGCCTGGAGAACTTCACCAAAGGCGATAACAAGATAACGAACTACTCGCAGGCATACCGCCTGGAGCCCGGCACCGGCTGGGACGTGCCGCCGGGGCTGCTGCATGCCCCCGGAAGCATGTGTACCTACGAGCCGCAGAAAGCCTCCGACGTTTTCGCGATGTACCAGTCGCTGGTGAACGAAGCCATCATCCCGGAGGAACTGCTTTGGAACGGCACCCCGGAGGACAAGAAGGGCGACTTCGACGAGCTGCTGGAGGTGCTTGACTGGGAGCTGAACGTTGACCCCAACATGATGGAAAACCGCTTTATGGCCCCCAAGCCTGTCAAGGCTGTGGAGGAAATGGAGGCCGAAGGCTATATCGAGAACTGGGTGTGCTACAAATCGGATGCTTTCAGCGCCAAGGAACTCACCGTGTTCCCGGGGGCAACCGTCACCATCAAAGACAGCGCCGCCTACGGCATGATCATGATGCAGGGCCACGGCAAAATGGGCGAATGGGATGTGGAGACGCCGGCCCTGATCCGCTACGGACAGCTGACCAACGACGAGTTCTTCGTGAGTGAGAAGGCGGCGATGGAGGGTGTGAAGATCGTCAACATGTCGGCTACCGACCCGATTGTGATGCTGAAGCACTTCGGCCCCGGGAACCCTGACCTCGTGTTGTAG
- a CDS encoding GDSL-type esterase/lipase family protein has translation MPQVVTEAADAAFELRNGDRVVFVGNSLFENDLPYGFLELALTTRWPSRDVTYRNIGWTGDTVWGEARSYISAPSAYDLLLEQLTKAQPTVVFVAYGANEALAGEAGLPRFEQGLNQLLDKIEQLGAKAILLSPVPLMAAGTAGNVEERNAMLELYAAAIARTASARDIRFIDVFNPLLERGKNAKLSDNGFHLNENGYYHLASALEAGLGLAPRSNEPISLTISKSEVAATGPAKVVDAGKDTGSIKFTVAEVCLPLPLPEQDRATADKARVFRVAGLKRGKYTLTADGSRPITASAKEWKEGVEVPLEKSYSQAGKLREEIVKKNELFFQQYRPLNRTYILGFRSHEQGRHAKGLEDLGIIITWLEGQIALDRTPATRVYQLTRTR, from the coding sequence ATGCCACAAGTAGTTACCGAGGCGGCTGACGCAGCCTTTGAACTTCGGAACGGCGACCGGGTTGTTTTTGTGGGAAACTCGCTGTTTGAGAACGACCTGCCCTACGGCTTCCTGGAACTGGCCCTGACGACCAGGTGGCCCAGCCGCGATGTCACGTACCGGAACATAGGCTGGACGGGTGATACGGTTTGGGGGGAGGCGCGCAGTTATATATCCGCCCCGAGCGCCTATGATTTGCTGCTGGAGCAACTGACGAAAGCCCAACCCACGGTTGTGTTCGTTGCCTACGGCGCCAACGAGGCGCTTGCGGGAGAGGCGGGCCTTCCACGTTTTGAGCAGGGGCTGAACCAGTTGCTTGACAAGATTGAGCAGCTTGGTGCGAAAGCAATCCTGCTGTCTCCTGTTCCGCTGATGGCCGCCGGAACCGCCGGGAATGTAGAGGAGCGCAATGCGATGCTGGAGCTATATGCTGCTGCCATCGCCAGGACTGCCTCTGCGCGTGACATAAGATTCATTGACGTGTTCAACCCACTGCTGGAGCGCGGCAAAAACGCAAAGCTGTCGGACAACGGCTTTCACCTGAACGAAAACGGGTACTATCACCTGGCCTCTGCCCTGGAGGCGGGCCTGGGGCTGGCACCGCGCAGCAACGAGCCGATAAGCCTGACTATTTCCAAAAGCGAGGTAGCGGCGACGGGCCCGGCAAAGGTTGTGGACGCCGGTAAGGACACAGGGAGCATAAAATTCACGGTTGCGGAAGTCTGCCTGCCGCTCCCGCTGCCGGAGCAGGACAGGGCAACAGCAGACAAGGCGCGGGTTTTCCGGGTTGCAGGGCTCAAAAGAGGAAAGTACACCCTTACCGCCGACGGCTCCCGGCCGATTACCGCTTCGGCTAAGGAATGGAAAGAAGGGGTGGAAGTCCCGCTGGAGAAATCCTACAGCCAGGCAGGGAAGCTGCGCGAAGAGATTGTAAAGAAGAACGAGCTGTTTTTCCAGCAGTACCGGCCGCTTAACAGGACATATATCCTTGGCTTCCGGTCGCATGAACAGGGCAGGCACGCGAAAGGCCTGGAGGACCTGGGCATCATCATCACCTGGTTGGAAGGCCAGATTGCGCTGGACCGCACGCCAGCAACAAGAGTGTATCAACTTACCCGCACACGATAG
- a CDS encoding Gfo/Idh/MocA family protein, whose product MGKTKELRIGLIGTGLMGRIHTNGYKRANDFFPELAYRPVLKVACARNEEKVRAFAEQWGYESVETDWRAVIARDDVDAVDICTPNDMHAEIAIAAAAAGKMILCEKPLSRTLAEGQNMVAAVEKAGVNNTVWYNYRRVPAVALAKQIIDSGKLGRIFHYRANFLQDWTINANVPQGGAATWRLDAAAAGSGVTGDLLAHCIDTAMWLNGGIKDVSAVTETFIKERVHQDTGQVQKVGIDDACIFHCHFENGSLGLFEATRYARGHKALYTLEINGEHASIRWDLHDMNRLEFFDHADESIVRGWRSIHVSDSDQPYMNRWWIPGTSIGYEHTFLHQVAEFLKSVETGEPCSPTFREALETQKVCEAVLDSAASRSWKNTNVEWKEKQGAGNKQALREA is encoded by the coding sequence ATGGGAAAAACGAAAGAACTAAGAATCGGTTTGATTGGAACCGGCCTGATGGGGCGCATCCATACCAATGGCTACAAGCGCGCAAACGACTTCTTCCCGGAGCTGGCGTACCGGCCGGTGCTGAAGGTGGCTTGTGCCCGGAACGAGGAGAAGGTACGGGCATTTGCCGAACAATGGGGCTACGAGTCGGTGGAGACGGACTGGAGAGCCGTTATCGCGCGGGATGATGTGGATGCGGTGGATATCTGCACACCGAACGACATGCACGCGGAGATTGCCATCGCCGCCGCTGCGGCAGGCAAAATGATTCTCTGCGAAAAGCCCCTCTCCCGCACACTGGCTGAAGGGCAAAACATGGTGGCTGCCGTTGAAAAGGCCGGGGTAAACAACACCGTCTGGTACAACTACCGCCGCGTTCCGGCCGTGGCGCTGGCCAAACAGATCATTGACTCAGGAAAGCTGGGGCGGATATTCCATTACCGGGCTAACTTCCTGCAGGACTGGACCATCAACGCCAACGTGCCGCAGGGCGGTGCGGCGACCTGGCGTTTGGACGCCGCCGCCGCCGGGTCCGGCGTCACAGGCGATTTGCTCGCCCATTGCATCGACACGGCCATGTGGCTGAACGGAGGCATAAAGGATGTGTCTGCCGTTACCGAAACCTTTATCAAGGAGCGCGTTCACCAGGACACGGGGCAGGTGCAGAAGGTGGGCATCGACGATGCCTGCATTTTTCACTGCCACTTCGAGAACGGGTCATTGGGGCTCTTCGAGGCTACCCGCTATGCGCGCGGCCATAAGGCGCTGTATACTCTGGAGATCAACGGAGAGCACGCCTCTATCCGCTGGGACCTGCACGACATGAACCGCCTTGAGTTCTTCGATCATGCGGATGAGTCTATTGTGCGCGGCTGGCGCTCCATCCACGTCTCCGACAGCGACCAACCCTATATGAACAGGTGGTGGATACCCGGCACAAGCATCGGCTACGAGCATACTTTCCTGCATCAGGTGGCCGAATTCCTGAAGAGTGTAGAAACAGGCGAACCCTGCTCCCCAACCTTCAGGGAGGCGCTTGAGACACAGAAGGTTTGCGAGGCAGTGCTGGACTCGGCCGCTTCCAGAAGCTGGAAGAATACGAATGTGGAGTGGAAGGAGAAGCAGGGGGCCGGAAATAAACAAGCGCTCAGGGAGGCGTAG
- a CDS encoding sugar phosphate isomerase/epimerase family protein produces the protein MNKNNYPKLHNATWPGIVGKGPDSEPVIPFDTMLQMTAAAEVDGVKFDGVDIGLLDPHVDIDSGEDGIKRLADKVSSYNLEIGSLVAPIWGGPAMGSKEERAQFVEQVRKACVFGSRLREMGIRPNGVIRIDSASTPEAWAKDPVNNTKLIAQTFREACDVAADYGEKLAAEGEICWGGMHSWRTMIDTLEAVDRPNIGFQADMSHTFLYLLGYNRPEDRILPKDFEWSDREALSQGLVTLTNALRPWTIDFHVAQNDGTVHGTGSHDKTGRHCLAFDPNGKLDIAHDAGYWLRDENGELTKAFRHICWDGCMFSNDVMTQQQTWNDILATMIKVRQMHGWYEPEKKLAVDTAQ, from the coding sequence ATGAACAAGAACAATTATCCGAAGTTGCACAATGCTACCTGGCCTGGCATTGTGGGGAAAGGGCCTGATTCGGAGCCTGTGATTCCTTTCGACACCATGCTCCAGATGACCGCCGCCGCGGAAGTGGACGGGGTGAAGTTCGACGGGGTGGACATTGGCCTGCTCGACCCCCATGTCGACATCGACAGCGGGGAGGACGGCATCAAAAGGCTGGCAGATAAGGTGTCTTCCTACAATTTGGAGATAGGGTCGCTTGTGGCGCCTATATGGGGCGGACCGGCCATGGGCAGCAAAGAGGAGCGGGCCCAGTTTGTGGAGCAGGTGCGGAAGGCCTGCGTTTTCGGGAGCAGGCTGCGCGAAATGGGCATCCGCCCCAACGGCGTGATCCGCATCGACTCTGCCAGCACCCCGGAGGCATGGGCAAAGGACCCAGTGAACAACACGAAGCTGATCGCCCAGACTTTCCGGGAGGCCTGCGACGTTGCCGCCGACTACGGTGAGAAACTGGCTGCAGAAGGCGAAATCTGCTGGGGTGGCATGCACAGCTGGAGAACGATGATCGACACACTGGAGGCCGTTGACCGCCCCAACATCGGTTTTCAGGCCGACATGTCCCATACCTTTCTGTACCTGCTGGGCTATAACCGGCCGGAGGACCGCATCCTGCCCAAAGACTTTGAGTGGAGCGACCGCGAAGCACTGAGCCAGGGGCTTGTTACGCTCACCAACGCGCTTCGCCCCTGGACGATAGATTTCCACGTGGCCCAGAACGACGGCACCGTACACGGCACGGGCTCACACGACAAAACAGGCCGCCACTGCCTGGCATTCGACCCCAACGGCAAACTGGACATCGCCCATGACGCGGGCTACTGGCTGCGCGACGAGAACGGGGAATTGACAAAAGCCTTCAGGCATATATGCTGGGACGGCTGCATGTTCTCGAACGACGTGATGACGCAGCAGCAGACCTGGAACGACATCCTGGCCACCATGATAAAAGTGCGCCAGATGCATGGCTGGTACGAGCCGGAGAAAAAGCTGGCTGTTGATACTGCTCAATAA